The following are encoded together in the Pseudoclavibacter endophyticus genome:
- a CDS encoding amidohydrolase: protein MRKLAPFDRPRQTEARLVTARRIHTLDRTDSTATAMLIDRGLIVAVGDLDACEAAAAASGLAPERADLGDAVVVPGFVDAHAHPLMFGQMMTWVDCGPSKAASIPEIVSRLRDAAGRVPEGRPVRGYGYEHRNLAEQRHPTRFELDEVATDREVYLMNASGHGGVVNSYTLEANGVGRETPDPEGGVFFRDGDGELTGELSDAACNILTGMHGVKIGHHGPNFHLADEPDEHLRQLDAATERFLAAGVTTIGDLQVTRREFDMYLRLAETDRLDVRVSMYLLSHLLDEALEMGLVGQFGNAYLSFAGIKFYADGTLGGWTAYFPDGYVGDPCRTGQLYHEPADYAELIRRAHAAGLQTATHAQSPTAIEMVTQAIEAALAERPEPDARHRIEHCGLPTPEQIERFARAGIRPVNQPQHYYNWGEGVEQAIGTPGERFNPLGEFEAAGVPTTISSDAPVADPNPLEAIQTAVTRVTRAGHRLGPDALRISARAALRAHTYEGAVSLGREDDLGSLEPGKYADFAVLGDDPLEVAPDRISAIEVRQTWVGGVQRRGDA from the coding sequence ATGAGGAAGCTCGCGCCCTTCGACCGCCCACGGCAGACCGAGGCGCGCCTCGTGACGGCCAGGCGCATCCACACCCTCGACCGCACCGACTCGACGGCGACGGCCATGCTCATCGACCGGGGCCTCATCGTCGCGGTCGGCGACCTCGACGCGTGCGAGGCCGCGGCAGCCGCGTCGGGGCTGGCGCCGGAGCGCGCCGACCTCGGCGACGCCGTCGTGGTCCCCGGCTTCGTCGACGCCCACGCGCATCCCCTCATGTTCGGGCAGATGATGACGTGGGTCGACTGCGGCCCGAGCAAGGCCGCGAGCATCCCCGAGATCGTTTCGCGGTTGCGGGATGCCGCCGGTCGCGTCCCCGAGGGCCGGCCCGTTCGCGGCTACGGCTACGAGCACCGCAACCTCGCCGAGCAGCGCCACCCGACCCGATTCGAGCTCGACGAGGTCGCAACCGACCGGGAGGTGTACCTCATGAACGCCTCCGGCCACGGGGGCGTCGTGAACTCGTACACCCTGGAGGCGAACGGTGTCGGCCGGGAGACCCCGGACCCGGAAGGTGGCGTGTTCTTCCGCGACGGGGACGGCGAGCTCACGGGCGAGCTGTCCGATGCGGCCTGCAACATCCTCACGGGCATGCACGGCGTGAAGATCGGCCACCACGGTCCGAACTTCCACCTGGCCGATGAGCCGGACGAGCACCTGCGGCAGCTCGACGCCGCGACCGAACGGTTCCTCGCGGCGGGCGTCACGACGATCGGCGACCTGCAGGTCACGCGCCGTGAGTTCGACATGTACCTCCGCCTCGCCGAGACCGATCGCCTCGACGTGCGCGTGTCGATGTACCTGCTGTCGCACCTGCTCGACGAGGCCCTGGAGATGGGGCTCGTCGGCCAGTTCGGCAATGCGTACCTGAGCTTCGCCGGCATCAAGTTCTACGCCGACGGCACGCTCGGCGGGTGGACCGCGTACTTCCCGGACGGCTACGTCGGCGACCCGTGCCGGACAGGCCAGCTCTACCACGAGCCCGCCGACTACGCCGAGCTCATTCGCCGGGCGCACGCCGCCGGGCTGCAGACCGCGACGCACGCGCAGTCGCCGACCGCCATTGAGATGGTGACCCAGGCGATCGAGGCGGCACTGGCCGAGCGTCCGGAGCCCGACGCGCGCCACCGCATCGAGCACTGCGGGCTGCCGACGCCCGAGCAGATCGAGCGCTTCGCGAGGGCCGGCATCCGGCCGGTCAACCAGCCCCAGCACTACTACAACTGGGGCGAGGGCGTCGAGCAGGCCATCGGCACGCCGGGTGAACGCTTCAACCCGCTCGGCGAGTTCGAGGCCGCCGGCGTGCCGACGACGATCTCGTCGGACGCGCCCGTCGCCGACCCGAACCCGCTCGAGGCGATCCAGACGGCCGTCACGCGCGTGACGCGCGCGGGTCACCGCCTGGGGCCGGATGCGCTCCGCATCTCGGCGCGCGCGGCGCTTCGAGCGCACACGTACGAGGGCGCCGTTTCGCTCGGCCGCGAAGACGATCTCGGGTCGCTCGAGCCAGGAAAGTACGCCGATTTCGCCGTGCTCGGCGACGACCCGCTCGAGGTGGCGCCCGACCGCATCAGCGCGATCGAGGTGCGGCAGACCTGGGTCGGCGGCGTTCAGCGGAGGGGCGACGCGTGA